The DNA segment CGTCTCGATGAGCGCCGTGCCACTGTTCACCAACCCCGCGCCAGTGCATGGAATCGATTACATGCCTCTATGAGCCACATTAGTCCAGATGGATATGCACTCGCTCTCACAAGGTCTTTCGCTCCCTTGAGCCGGTTTCCTGCTTCTTCCCCTGGACATGCTGGGGTTTTGACATAGGCCTTCCCCCAGTGTGGCGGAGCGGCGCGAAAGAACCTCGGGTCGGGGCCAGTGGGCGGTGGGAATTGGCCTCATGGCCTTCCTCAGGGAGATCGGCTTCCTCGACTACCTGGAGCGCCTGCGTCCCAGCCGCCGGGAGCGCTTCATGGTCCGTGCCTCCCTCATCCTCCTCACCTACATGATCAAGACGCTCCCGGGCATCGAGCACCTCCATGCGATGCCCGCCCTGCTCTCCAGCGACCCCACCATCATGAAGCTCCTGGGCTTCAGCGCCCGCTGGCTGGAAGAAGGGCTCTGCCGGCGATCTGAGGAGAAGCGTGGCGAGGGCAAGGAACCCCCGAAGCCTTTCAGTGCCCAGATGGTGGCCAACTTCCCCGCCGACCTGATCCTCCGGGAGGCCGCGGCCTTCTTCAATCAGGCCATCCAGTAACTGGCCCGCTTCGGTGTCTTCCCCCGGGAGGTCACCTTGGTGGTGGACGGGACCGACGTGGAGAAAACCGGCAGGTGCCGGGGCGCCGGACGGGCGAGGCGGGAGAAGAAGGTGACTACTTCACTGCGTAGAACCGCCGGAGGGTTTCGCTGCCGCGCTCCCAGTCGTCAAAGGAGTCCTCCACGGTAGCAATCACGCTCTCCAGCTCCGGGAAGGAGCCATTGTGCCGTCGCAGGCGACGCGTTGTCGAGGATGACTACCACTCGACGGCGAGTGCGACGGGCCACCCGGCAGAGCTCCTTGAGGAAGGCCCAGAAGGACAGGGCGTTGAAGCGCTCCACTTCACGCCGGTACAGGAACTTTCCGTCCCGCAGGCGGACCGCGCCGAAGCATCCCACGCTCCGACGGGTCGGGGAGTGCAAGACGACGGGATCCCTATCCTCGGGCGGAATCCACATGCGGCAGCGAGAGCCGTATTGCTGGAAGTGGACCTCGTCCATGGCCCGCACGTCCGTGCCCGGCCGTCGTGGACGAACGCATCGAATTCGGCCGACTGCCCGCGGACGCCGAAGAGCTCCCCCTCGGCGTCCCGGAGGACCAGGCGTTCCGCTCTCAGCGGACCCACCCCGGAGGACTCCTCGATGGTGGCACGGACGAACTCCAACCACTCGGTGGCCTTTGCCACACGCTCAGCCGGTACGTCGCTCATACAGCACCTTCCCTTCGCGCAGGGCCGCCCGGATGATTGAACCAGGAAGGGCCGCCCTCTTCCGGAAGTCCTCGGCATCGGTTGGTATGAGGTCCATGGGCATACCGCACAGCACCTTGTCCATCACCAGGAAAGAGGGGGCGGTACGCGGGCGCCTTGGCGTTGTAGCAGCGTCGTCTTTGTCATACAGTGAGCCCTGAGGTGACGAAGATGACCATGTCGCGGCGGATCAGCGTGCGGATGCCAGACGATCAGGCGGAGCGCTTCCTGCGAGAGCAGCGTCTTCGACGGCAGCGATCGTCGGACCTCCTGCGCGACCTCGTGGAGGAAGCTCTTCGTATGCGGGAGTGCCCCGGGATCGTCTTTCTCGACGCCCCAACGGGTCGCCAGGCCACCGTGGCCGGGACCGGACTTGCGGTGTGGGAGGTCGTCTCCCTGTGGCGAAGCCTGGGATCGGTCGGAGCGCTGCTCGACAGGTTCCCGCACCTGTCGGAGCGTGGTGTGCGGGATGCGCTAGCCTACGCCGAACGCTTCCCAGACGAGATCGAGGCGGCCATCCAAGAGAACGAGGCTCTCGACGAGACAGAGCTCCGTCGAAGGTACCCGTACCTCACCGGCCTCGAACCCGAGCCATGAAGTGGTACCTGGACGAGGACCTCAGCAGCGAGGTAGCGAGACAGCTTCGGCGCGTGCGCGTGGACGCCGTTTCGTCTCATGAGGTGGGCATGAATGGCAGTACGGACGACGAGCAGCTGGCGCGTGCCTCTTCGGACGAGCGTATCCTCGTCACCTTCAACGCACGGGACTTCATCCCCCTCGCTGCCCGCTGGTACCAAGCGGGCAGGCCGTTCACCGGCATCGCCCTTCTCGCCCCTCGCCGGATCCCCCAGACGGACGTGGGGGGCCAGGTACAGGCCATCCTTCTTGCTGACGCCTCACACCTCTGGCCAGCCAGCTCGGTACGTCTTCTCTGAGGCAGGACCGCCAGGATTCCTGGGCCGCTTCCTCGCACCGCCGGTTGGACGTGATCGCCCGCGTCCGCTTCGTGCCCCGCGCGCCGCCGAGCCCAGGCGGGCGGGCTTCCTGGTCCACGTGGAGGTCCAATCCCGCCGCGAGGCGGACTTCGACCGCAGGCTAGCCGCGAAGATGAAGGACGGCGGTCGTGAGAACCCGTACCGCCGGTTCGAAGCGCTCCGCCGGGTGGCACGCGTGGCGCTCCATGAAGAGCGACGTCGGGCCAAGGAGAGGCACGGAGTCGTAGAGATCCACTGGCACGCCCAACGCTTCCCAAGCTCAGGAGATCCTTGTCAACTACCCGGTTCCCCCCGGCGCCAGCAGTATCTCTTCCACGATGTAGCGGGTACGGGGCAGAATCTGAGCCTCCGGGTAGACGTCGAGAACAGCCTGCAGGGCTTCGTCGACGTCTCGGATCTGAAGGTGCCTCAGCAGGAAGCGGATGTCCGCTTCGTCTTCCCGTCGGGCTGCCAGGAGCTTCATGGCCAGCATATACCGTGGAGAGGCCGCCAGGACTCGCAGCCCCGCCAAGTCCAGCACGGACGTTGCCTCCGGATCCGGCCCGGCCAGGAAACCCTTGACGGCGTCGTTGAGCCATGCGTCGGGCAAGTCGAACTGAGCTGCCACCTCGCGAGCCGCGCGATAGACCTCGTCCTTAGGCGCAAACACGGCGTCGATGTCCCTCGTACTCCGTCGCGCATCGTACGCGAGGGCCATGGCTGCGCCTCCCACCAAGTACAGTTCACCCTTGATTCCGCGAGCAGCGAGGATCTCGGACAGGGCTGTGAGGTACTGGATCATCTCGGAACGATCCAAGAACGACCCTCCAGTCGCTAACAGCGCTCCAGTTCCGTGTGATCCACGAAGATCCCGCGGCGACGAAAGGACGCGGGGCTCTCGACAAGACACGTGGCATGTAAACTACGGATGCTCGTAGGGAACCAGAATCGCTCCAGGAAGCGCTGGGACTCGTGGACCCAAGGCGGGACCGGCAAGTTGTAGTGCATGGCAAGGTGCTCAGCCAGCGCCGCCAGGTACGCGTCGAAGCGCTGGTCCCCTACGTACTCGGGGCGCGCCGCGATCAGGCTGGCGCGACGTTCATCGTCCGATGCGTAGAAGTCATCCAGGAACTCCCGAATCGAGATCCACGGCTCCTCGCCGGTGCGGATCCGATCGGCGATCCGTCTGATGGTAAGAGGCTGGTAGCCTGTTAGGCGACGGCCCGCCATTCCCTCACCCCTTTTCCCCGGTGTCATCGCCCGGCGCCATTGTCTTTATCATACCGCCTTCGTGGCTCCTATGGCATGTCCAATCAGGGTCGCGCCTGAGGAGACGAACTCGGCTAGCCTGGTATTCCATGCCTGGGGGTAGAGCGATGGACTAGGCACGACTCGTCACAACGCTCAGCGTCGTCGCCTGCCCCGGGTTCCGCGGCTGGCGTCACTCCTCACCATCCCGCGTCTCCTTGCCGCACAGCGCTGCCGGCTTCTCGACGGCCGGCCAGCCTGGCGATCTGGTGGAAGCGGGCGCCCAGCTCGTCCACGCTCATCTGCCGGCCCCGCACGCCCACGAAGACCCAGCGTGAGCCTGTGAAGCCGAGCCGGTCCAGCAGCTCCTGGCGCTCGCCCCCCAGGTACCGGCGCAGCGCCGCCTCGAAGGAATCGTGCTGCCTCGGCTCCGGTCCCGGAGGCGGGTGGCAGGACCGCGGGTCCTCGATGGGGAACCAGACGTGCCAGATCCAGGCTGTGAGGGGTGCCAGACGGGGGAAGGAAGCCGGGAGCCATCTCTGGGGGGGAGGCGCATGATCCAGGGCGTTGAGTACGTGACCCTCTTCGTGACCGATCTCGAGCGGAGCGTGCGGTTCTACCACGACCTGCTCGAGCTCCCGGTCGTCCAGCGCTCGCCCCACTTCGTCCTCCTGGACGCAGGCAACCTACGGCTGGGGTTGCACCGAGGCGACGGCGTGCCCGAGAGGCCGCCCGTCAACCTCCACTTCGTGGTGGACGACGTCGACCAGGCGTACGAGGCACTCCGGCGCAAGGGGCTTCCCTTCCATAAAGGACCGAAGGATCAGCCCTGGGGGGTACGCAGCGCGACCACGGCCGATCCCGACGGCTTCGTGGTGGAGATCGTGAGTCGCCTGCCCCTGTGAGGTGCTGCCTGCCGGGCCAGGAGCCCGTAGGCCGCGGCCACCGGCGCGTACCCCAGAGCGACGGGCAGGCCGTAGGCGCGGGCCGCGGCCAGGGCTCGAGCCAGGGCGCTCCCACGAGGCGTCGTAGCGTTGGCTGGAGGTGTACCGGGTGTACCGGATGGACCCGTCTGAAATCCTGAACGACGCGCTCCGAGAAGTCCTCCGCGAGGACCAAGAGGACTTGTCCGCGTTCGAGGAGCGCGCTGAGGAGCCCACCCTGTCCTATGAGGCCCTGCTAAATGAGTTGAAGGCTCATGGCAAGCTATGAGCTCGTCTTCAAGCGCTCGGCGGCCAAGGATCTCCGACATCTGCCCAAGGCTGACCTCCTTCGAGTCCTACAGCGGAGACGGCAGGGCGGGCGCCTCGCCGGCATCCTTCTGGTGACTGCGGCGGTGCTGCTGGCTCTTGGCTCGGTCCAGGCCCAGGGGGAGTGGCCGGACCTCTCGGGTGTGACCCTGACGCTCGCCGTGAGCCGCCGCGACCCTGGGCGGCGGGCAGCTCATGGTCTCCAAGTACTCCCGAAACCCCGAGGCGGCGACCTGGTTGGTCCGCTACCTGGCCGGACGGGAGGAGCAGAAGCAGCGGACGATCGCGGCCAGCTACAACCCTACCATCGAGGCGCTCTACCAGGATCCGGAGGTCCCCGCGGCATCGCCTTTCATGGGGCGGCTCCACAAGGATCTCGCCAGGGGCCAAGGCCTCGCGGCCACGAGGACGGAGCCAGAGCCACCACCTCTTGTGAGCCTCAGGACGAACGGGCCGCCTCGCCGGAGGAGGTAATACCTTTAGGGAGGCATCGATGCATGGGCCTTTCCACCCGGCTGTGGGAGGAGAACCAGGATCTGGCCCGGGCTTGTCGTGACCACCCTTTCGTCCAGGGGATCGCCTCCGGCGAACTGCCCCGGCCACGATTCGCCTTCTACGTGGGGCAGGACGCGTTCTATCTCGAAGCCTACGCCCGCGCCTACGCCCTCGCCCTGGCGAAAGCGCCCGACCGATCCACCATGCTGGAGTTCCGGG comes from the Limnochorda pilosa genome and includes:
- a CDS encoding VOC family protein; translation: MIQGVEYVTLFVTDLERSVRFYHDLLELPVVQRSPHFVLLDAGNLRLGLHRGDGVPERPPVNLHFVVDDVDQAYEALRRKGLPFHKGPKDQPWGVRSATTADPDGFVVEIVSRLPL
- a CDS encoding nucleotidyl transferase AbiEii/AbiGii toxin family protein, with amino-acid sequence MDRSEMIQYLTALSEILAARGIKGELYLVGGAAMALAYDARRSTRDIDAVFAPKDEVYRAAREVAAQFDLPDAWLNDAVKGFLAGPDPEATSVLDLAGLRVLAASPRYMLAMKLLAARREDEADIRFLLRHLQIRDVDEALQAVLDVYPEAQILPRTRYIVEEILLAPGGTG
- a CDS encoding DUF5615 family PIN-like protein, with translation MKWYLDEDLSSEVARQLRRVRVDAVSSHEVGMNGSTDDEQLARASSDERILVTFNARDFIPLAARWYQAGRPFTGIALLAPRRIPQTDVGGQVQAILLADASHLWPASSVRLL
- a CDS encoding type 1 periplasmic-binding domain-containing protein, whose product is MAGRRLTGYQPLTIRRIADRIRTGEEPWISIREFLDDFYASDDERRASLIAARPEYVGDQRFDAYLAALAEHLAMHYNLPVPPWVHESQRFLERFWFPTSIRSLHATCLVESPASFRRRGIFVDHTELERC
- a CDS encoding transposase, yielding MDEVHFQQYGSRCRMWIPPEDRDPVVLHSPTRRSVGCFGAVRLRDGKFLYRREVERFNALSFWAFLKELCRVARRTRRRVVVILDNASPATAQWLLPGAGERDCYRGGLL
- a CDS encoding DUF433 domain-containing protein, with product MTMSRRISVRMPDDQAERFLREQRLRRQRSSDLLRDLVEEALRMRECPGIVFLDAPTGRQATVAGTGLAVWEVVSLWRSLGSVGALLDRFPHLSERGVRDALAYAERFPDEIEAAIQENEALDETELRRRYPYLTGLEPEP